The following are encoded together in the Sphingomicrobium clamense genome:
- a CDS encoding cation:proton antiporter, whose protein sequence is MAAGSGELLLIIALIGLAGIGAQWIAWRTGWPAIALLLVAGIFLGPVTGILDPEETFGALYEPMISVAVAIILFEGGLSLRFPELKKTGDAVPRLVFIGVPVAWGLGALALYEVAGLVWPVAILFAGILVVTGPTVIIPLLRQTNLKQRPRAILKWEGIVNDPIGALLAVFTYEWLVQAQAGKSPIDNMIGIVVSSAFAAGIGYGAAIAVRYLFPRGLVPEFLKAPVLLVFVLGTFTISNLIQNETGLVAVTVMGIALANMKLSSARTYLPFKENITILLLSGVFVILSASLDIDVLRQFELRFIAFLLVLLFVVRPLTIFISLAFSKIPWRERVLIAWIAPRGIVAVAIAGLFALRLDEIGYGDGSLLVTLSFAVVAATIVAHGFTIGPLARFLKLDQKDSNGVLIVGTSPFSLSLAESLRKLKVPVMITDRSWQRLSPARNAGIPIFHGEILSEATEEELDLHQFQLMVATTDNEAYNALVCSEFSPEIGSDNVYQLGDAAGDDPHALPDTLRGRALFTSGHGVEDVAESEARGWTLQSFDLTLRFDFEAAKALLPPDADLLYVLRESGRLRFFTHASRPSPEPGDTIVFYVPPGVTVERYPEDGDEKPTEIEQSEMDQ, encoded by the coding sequence CTGGCCGCCGGTTCGGGCGAATTATTGCTCATCATTGCGTTGATCGGCCTTGCCGGGATCGGCGCCCAGTGGATCGCCTGGCGCACGGGTTGGCCGGCCATTGCGCTGCTGCTCGTCGCCGGCATTTTCCTCGGCCCGGTCACCGGTATCCTCGATCCCGAAGAGACGTTCGGCGCGCTCTACGAGCCGATGATTTCGGTCGCGGTGGCGATCATCCTGTTCGAAGGCGGGCTTAGCCTGCGCTTCCCCGAACTGAAGAAAACCGGCGATGCGGTCCCGCGGCTGGTCTTCATCGGTGTGCCAGTCGCTTGGGGCCTCGGCGCCCTTGCCTTGTACGAAGTTGCGGGACTGGTTTGGCCGGTCGCGATCCTGTTCGCCGGCATCCTCGTGGTGACCGGCCCGACCGTGATCATCCCGCTCCTGCGACAGACCAACCTCAAGCAACGCCCGCGCGCCATCCTCAAGTGGGAAGGCATCGTCAACGATCCCATCGGGGCGCTGCTCGCCGTCTTTACCTACGAGTGGTTGGTGCAAGCGCAGGCGGGCAAGTCGCCGATCGACAACATGATCGGCATTGTCGTGTCGTCGGCCTTCGCGGCCGGCATCGGTTACGGCGCGGCCATCGCGGTGCGCTACCTCTTCCCGCGCGGACTCGTGCCCGAATTCCTCAAGGCGCCCGTGCTGCTCGTGTTCGTGCTCGGCACGTTCACCATCTCCAACCTCATCCAGAACGAGACCGGCCTCGTCGCCGTGACAGTCATGGGCATTGCGCTCGCCAACATGAAGCTATCGAGCGCGCGCACCTATCTGCCGTTCAAGGAAAATATCACGATCCTCCTCCTGTCGGGCGTGTTCGTGATCCTCTCGGCCAGCCTCGACATCGACGTGCTGCGCCAGTTCGAACTGCGCTTCATCGCCTTCCTGCTGGTGCTGCTGTTCGTGGTGCGTCCGCTGACCATCTTCATCAGCCTCGCCTTCTCGAAGATCCCGTGGCGCGAGCGCGTGCTCATCGCGTGGATCGCGCCGCGCGGGATCGTCGCCGTCGCGATCGCAGGCCTGTTCGCGCTGCGGCTGGACGAGATCGGCTATGGCGACGGGTCGCTGCTGGTGACGCTGAGCTTTGCGGTCGTTGCCGCAACCATCGTCGCGCACGGCTTTACCATCGGCCCGCTCGCGCGCTTCCTCAAACTCGACCAGAAGGACAGCAACGGCGTCCTCATCGTCGGCACCAGTCCCTTCTCGCTCTCGCTTGCCGAAAGCCTGAGGAAACTGAAGGTGCCGGTGATGATCACCGATCGCAGCTGGCAGCGGTTGAGCCCCGCGCGCAATGCGGGCATCCCGATCTTCCACGGCGAGATCCTGTCCGAGGCGACCGAGGAAGAGCTCGACCTCCACCAATTCCAGCTGATGGTCGCGACGACCGATAACGAGGCCTATAACGCGCTCGTCTGCTCCGAATTCTCGCCCGAGATCGGGTCGGACAATGTCTATCAGTTGGGCGATGCGGCAGGCGACGATCCGCACGCGCTACCCGACACGCTGCGCGGCCGCGCGCTCTTCACGAGCGGTCACGGCGTGGAGGACGTCGCAGAGAGCGAGGCGAGGGGGTGGACGCTCCAGAGCTTCGACCTCACGTTGCGTTTCGACTTCGAGGCCGCGAAGGCCTTGCTGCCGCCCGATGCGGACCTGCTCTACGTGCTGCGCGAAAGCGGGCGTCTGCGTTTCTTCACCCACGCTTCGCGCCCCTCGCCCGAGCCGGGCGATACGATCGTGTTCTACGTCCCGCCGGGCGTGACGGTGGAGCGCTATCCGGAGGATGGCGACGAGAAGCCGACCGAAATCGAACAATCGGAGATGGACCAATGA
- a CDS encoding competence/damage-inducible protein A produces MSKTWTAALLIIGDEILSGRTQDKNVAQIGKWLNLQGIRLSEVRIVPDVLERIVEAVNALRAGNNYLFTTGGIGPTHDDITVDAVAAALDVPVVEHPEARAMLEGYYAKIGKELTPSRLRMARVPKGADLIPNPVSGAPGIVVENIYMMAGIPHITAGMIEGLSGTLEGGRPLVSVTVGAFAPESEVFELLIAIEKAHEGTQLGSYPFFKEGKVGANFVVRAEDEGLAAAAAKALASGLSELGYEPTPGGL; encoded by the coding sequence ATGAGCAAGACCTGGACCGCCGCGCTGCTGATCATCGGCGATGAAATCCTGTCCGGTCGGACGCAGGACAAGAATGTCGCGCAGATCGGGAAGTGGCTCAATCTGCAGGGCATTCGCCTGTCCGAGGTGCGGATCGTGCCCGACGTGCTCGAACGCATTGTCGAGGCAGTCAACGCCTTGCGCGCGGGCAACAACTATCTCTTTACCACAGGCGGGATCGGTCCGACCCATGACGACATCACCGTCGACGCGGTCGCCGCCGCACTCGATGTGCCGGTGGTCGAACATCCCGAGGCACGCGCGATGCTCGAGGGCTATTATGCGAAGATCGGCAAGGAACTGACGCCTTCGCGGTTGCGCATGGCGCGGGTGCCCAAGGGTGCCGACCTCATCCCCAACCCGGTTTCCGGGGCGCCCGGGATCGTCGTGGAGAATATCTACATGATGGCGGGTATTCCGCACATCACCGCGGGCATGATCGAGGGGCTTTCGGGCACGCTCGAGGGCGGGCGTCCGCTTGTCTCCGTGACCGTCGGGGCCTTTGCACCGGAGAGCGAGGTTTTTGAGCTTCTGATCGCGATCGAGAAGGCCCACGAAGGCACACAGCTCGGCAGCTACCCCTTCTTCAAGGAAGGCAAGGTGGGGGCCAATTTCGTGGTGCGCGCGGAGGATGAGGGCCTCGCCGCCGCCGCCGCCAAGGCGCTCGCCAGCGGCCTGTCGGAACTGGGCTACGAGCCGACCCCGGGCGGGCTCTGA